One genomic segment of Occultella kanbiaonis includes these proteins:
- the nrdH gene encoding glutaredoxin-like protein NrdH translates to MTITVFSKPACVQCDATYRALKKQGLEYTVVDITEDAQALESVKALGYQQAPVVFAGGDHWSGFRPDKIKALAAVAAGAAEPAAVLA, encoded by the coding sequence ATGACCATCACCGTCTTCAGCAAGCCGGCCTGCGTGCAGTGCGACGCGACGTACCGAGCCCTCAAGAAGCAGGGCCTCGAGTACACGGTGGTGGACATCACCGAGGACGCGCAGGCCCTGGAGTCGGTGAAGGCGCTCGGCTACCAGCAGGCACCCGTGGTGTTCGCCGGTGGCGACCACTGGTCGGGCTTCCGTCCGGACAAGATCAAGGCGCTCGCGGCCGTGGCCGCGGGAGCGGCCGAACCGGCCGCCGTGCTCGCCTGA
- the nrdI gene encoding class Ib ribonucleoside-diphosphate reductase assembly flavoprotein NrdI, with translation MTGIVYFSSVSENTRRFVDRLELPAERIPLRAHEPALRVKAPYVLFVPTYGGGNGRGAVPKQVIRFLNDEENRSLIRGVVAAGNTNFGSAYCIAGDIVARKCQVPHLYNFELLGTAEDVHRVREGLGQFWLQR, from the coding sequence GTGACCGGCATCGTGTACTTCTCCTCCGTCTCGGAGAACACGCGCCGTTTCGTGGACCGGCTCGAGCTGCCGGCGGAGCGCATCCCGCTCCGGGCGCACGAACCGGCGCTGAGGGTGAAGGCGCCCTACGTGCTGTTCGTGCCAACGTACGGCGGCGGGAACGGGCGGGGCGCCGTGCCGAAGCAGGTGATCCGCTTCCTCAACGACGAGGAGAACCGGTCGCTGATCCGCGGGGTGGTGGCCGCGGGCAACACGAACTTCGGCTCCGCCTACTGCATCGCCGGGGACATCGTGGCGCGCAAGTGCCAGGTGCCCCACCTCTACAACTTCGAACTACTGGGAACCGCTGAGGACGTGCATCGCGTCCGTGAGGGATTGGGACAGTTTTGGCTGCAACGCTGA
- the nrdE gene encoding class 1b ribonucleoside-diphosphate reductase subunit alpha: MTETTTSEPAMDYHALNAMLNLYGPDGEIQFDKDREAAREYFLQHVNQNTVFFHNLKEKLEYLVENGYYEAEVLEKYSFEFLQTIFDHAYGKKFRFQTFLGAFKYYTSYTLKTFDGKRYLERFEDRVVMVALTLADGDETFATRMVDEIVSGRFQPATPTFLNSGKKQRGEAVSCFLLRIEDNMESIARAINSALQLSKRGGGVALLLSNIREHGAPIKKIENQSSGVIPVMKLLEDSFSYANQLGARQGAGAVYLHAHHPDILRFLDTKRENADEKIRIKTLSLGVVIPDITFELARKNEDMYLFSPYDVERVYGVPFAEINVSEKYHEMVDDGRIKKKKIKARDFFQVLAEIQFESGYPYIMFEDTVNKANPIKGKITHSNLCSEILQVSTASTYNEDLSYDHVGKDISCNLGSLNIAATMDSPNFGATVGTAIRALTAVSDQTHIWSVPSIEQGNNDSHAIGLGQMNLHGYLARERIFYGSEEGIDFTNIYFYTVLFHALTESNKLSIERGSKFKGFDDSKYASGEYFDKYLTQTWEPATERVRTLFADAGVHIPTQEDWAALKASVQEHGIYNQNLQAVPPTGSISYINNSTSSIHPVASKIEIRKEGKIGRVYYPAPYLSNDNVEYFEDAYEIGYEKIIDTYAAATQHVDQGLSLTLFFKDTVTTRDLNKAQIYAWRKGIKTLYYIRLRQLALTGTEVEGCVSCML; the protein is encoded by the coding sequence ATGACAGAGACCACGACGAGTGAGCCGGCGATGGACTACCACGCGCTGAATGCCATGCTCAACCTCTACGGCCCGGACGGCGAGATCCAGTTCGACAAGGACCGGGAGGCGGCGCGGGAGTACTTCCTGCAGCACGTCAACCAGAACACGGTCTTCTTCCACAACCTCAAGGAGAAGCTCGAGTACCTGGTCGAGAACGGGTACTACGAGGCCGAGGTCCTGGAGAAGTACTCCTTCGAGTTCCTGCAGACGATCTTCGACCACGCCTACGGCAAGAAGTTCCGGTTCCAGACGTTCCTGGGCGCGTTCAAGTACTACACGTCGTACACGCTGAAGACCTTCGACGGGAAGCGCTACCTGGAGCGGTTCGAGGACCGCGTGGTCATGGTGGCGCTCACCCTGGCCGACGGCGACGAGACGTTCGCCACCCGGATGGTGGACGAGATCGTCTCCGGGCGGTTCCAGCCGGCCACCCCCACGTTCCTCAACTCCGGCAAGAAGCAGCGCGGTGAGGCCGTGTCCTGCTTCCTGCTGCGCATCGAGGACAACATGGAGTCGATCGCTCGGGCGATCAACTCCGCGCTGCAGTTGTCCAAGCGTGGCGGCGGCGTGGCCCTGCTGCTGTCCAACATCCGTGAGCACGGCGCCCCGATCAAGAAGATCGAGAACCAGTCCTCCGGCGTGATCCCGGTGATGAAGCTCCTCGAGGACTCCTTCTCCTACGCCAACCAGCTCGGCGCCCGCCAGGGTGCGGGCGCCGTGTACCTGCACGCCCACCACCCGGACATCCTGCGCTTCCTGGATACCAAGCGGGAGAACGCGGACGAGAAGATCCGCATCAAGACGCTCTCGCTCGGTGTGGTGATCCCGGACATCACGTTCGAGCTGGCCCGCAAGAACGAGGACATGTACCTGTTCTCCCCCTACGACGTGGAGCGCGTGTACGGCGTGCCGTTCGCGGAGATCAACGTCTCCGAGAAGTACCACGAGATGGTCGACGACGGCCGGATCAAGAAGAAGAAGATCAAGGCGCGCGACTTCTTCCAGGTCCTCGCGGAGATCCAGTTCGAGTCGGGCTACCCGTACATCATGTTCGAGGACACGGTGAACAAGGCGAACCCGATCAAGGGCAAGATCACCCACTCGAACCTGTGCTCGGAGATCCTGCAGGTCTCCACCGCCTCGACGTACAACGAGGACCTCTCCTACGACCACGTGGGCAAGGACATCTCCTGCAACCTCGGCTCCCTGAACATCGCCGCCACCATGGACTCCCCGAACTTCGGGGCCACCGTTGGCACCGCGATCCGGGCCCTGACCGCCGTGTCCGACCAGACCCACATCTGGTCGGTGCCCTCGATCGAGCAGGGCAACAACGACTCGCACGCGATCGGCCTCGGCCAGATGAACCTGCACGGCTACCTCGCCCGGGAGCGGATCTTCTACGGGTCCGAGGAGGGCATCGACTTCACGAACATCTACTTCTACACGGTGCTGTTCCACGCCCTCACGGAGTCGAACAAGCTCAGCATCGAGCGGGGGTCGAAGTTCAAGGGCTTCGACGACTCGAAGTACGCCAGCGGGGAGTACTTCGACAAGTACCTCACCCAGACCTGGGAGCCGGCCACCGAGCGGGTCCGCACCCTGTTCGCCGACGCGGGTGTGCACATCCCGACCCAGGAGGACTGGGCGGCGCTGAAGGCGTCCGTGCAGGAGCACGGAATCTACAACCAGAACCTGCAAGCGGTGCCGCCCACCGGTTCGATCTCCTACATCAACAACTCGACCTCCTCGATCCACCCGGTGGCCTCGAAGATCGAGATCCGCAAGGAGGGCAAGATCGGGCGCGTCTACTACCCGGCGCCCTACCTGAGCAACGACAACGTCGAGTACTTCGAGGACGCCTATGAGATCGGCTACGAGAAGATCATCGACACCTACGCCGCGGCCACCCAGCACGTGGACCAGGGCCTGTCGCTGACGCTGTTCTTCAAGGACACCGTCACCACCCGGGACCTGAACAAGGCGCAGATCTACGCCTGGCGCAAGGGCATCAAGACGCTCTACTACATCCGGCTGCGCCAGCTGGCCCTGACCGGCACCGAGGTCGAGGGCTGCGTGTCCTGCATGCTGTGA
- the nrdF gene encoding class 1b ribonucleoside-diphosphate reductase subunit beta, translating into MSEKLKLVSRVTAINWNRIQDDKDLEVWDRLTGNFWLPEKVPLSNDIQSWHTLTADEQLMTTRVFTGLTMLDTIQGTVGAVSLIPDAVTPHEEAVYTNIAFMESVHAKSYSSIFSTLISTAEIDDAFRWSEENENLQRKADIVLNYYRGDDPEKRKVASTMLESFLFYSGFYAPMYWSSRAKLTNTADLIRLIIRDEAVHGYYIGYKFQKALEKASPERRQELKDYTFELLFELYENEEQYTEDLYDPLGLTEDVKAFLRYNANKALMNLGYEGLFPKDQTAVNPAILSALSPNADENHDFFSGSGSSYVIGKAVNTEDEDWEF; encoded by the coding sequence GTGTCCGAGAAGCTCAAGTTGGTCAGTCGCGTCACGGCCATCAACTGGAACAGAATCCAGGACGACAAGGACCTCGAGGTCTGGGATCGTCTCACCGGCAACTTCTGGCTGCCCGAGAAGGTCCCGCTGTCCAACGACATCCAGTCCTGGCACACGCTCACCGCGGACGAGCAGCTCATGACCACCCGGGTGTTCACCGGCCTGACCATGCTGGACACGATCCAGGGCACCGTCGGTGCCGTGAGCCTCATCCCGGACGCGGTCACCCCGCACGAGGAGGCCGTCTACACGAACATCGCGTTCATGGAGTCGGTGCACGCGAAGTCCTACTCCTCGATCTTCTCCACCCTGATCTCCACCGCGGAGATCGATGACGCGTTCCGCTGGTCGGAGGAGAACGAGAACCTCCAGCGCAAGGCCGACATCGTGCTGAACTACTACCGCGGTGATGACCCGGAGAAGCGCAAGGTCGCCTCCACCATGCTGGAGTCGTTCCTGTTCTACTCGGGCTTCTACGCACCGATGTACTGGTCCAGCCGGGCGAAGCTGACGAACACCGCGGACCTGATCCGGCTGATCATCCGGGACGAGGCCGTGCACGGGTACTACATCGGCTACAAGTTCCAGAAGGCCCTGGAGAAGGCGTCGCCCGAGCGCCGCCAGGAGCTCAAGGACTACACGTTCGAGCTGCTCTTCGAGCTGTACGAGAACGAGGAGCAGTACACCGAGGATCTCTACGACCCGCTCGGCCTGACCGAGGACGTCAAGGCGTTCCTGCGGTACAACGCGAACAAGGCGCTGATGAACCTCGGCTACGAGGGCCTGTTCCCGAAGGACCAGACGGCCGTGAACCCGGCGATCCTGTCCGCACTGTCCCCGAACGCGGACGAGAACCACGACTTCTTCTCCGGCTCCGGGTCCTCCTACGTGATCGGCAAGGCCGTGAACACCGAGGACGAGGACTGGGAGTTCTGA